The Haloplanus salinarum genome includes a region encoding these proteins:
- a CDS encoding ABC transporter substrate-binding protein has translation MTDSRSNAGEGGVSNGSGRRAFLVAAGSVGAAGLAGCAGRREVGGGGDGGDGSDGGDGGSDGTTTGSASGDGNTLNILTWEGYGTDEIVSEFESEHDATVNIKLLSSDPEGFNTLQSGGTETFDLLTLNNTWAQRHAQAGTIEPLDPADYPERENFLERFQEPFSSFRHDGEMYALPTRWGWDTLTVNTDQVPEEHYQSYETLWTGGPNGEYEGEIGIMDWPTWNIPKIALSLGYPPFEQTESQLEDIRSKLVDMFSNMNAVYSGTSAIRQAFLQEDIVMAPVGNFAMSQLRAEGNDWVDVVIPEQGGMQWTEGLCIVKNPTNRELAVEFQRKIISAQGQYNVAWKPSAKSPPVNTESFDMFDDSQQQALMFNEDGFDAAAEISQNTTPYEFSPITDTWTDLWTEAKARAGI, from the coding sequence ATGACGGATTCGAGGTCGAACGCGGGCGAGGGTGGCGTATCGAACGGATCGGGCCGTCGTGCCTTCCTGGTGGCGGCGGGCAGCGTCGGGGCCGCGGGGCTCGCGGGCTGTGCCGGCCGTCGTGAGGTCGGCGGCGGCGGCGACGGCGGCGACGGCAGCGATGGCGGCGACGGTGGTTCCGACGGGACGACCACCGGAAGCGCCTCCGGTGACGGGAACACGTTGAACATCCTGACCTGGGAGGGGTACGGCACCGACGAAATCGTCAGCGAGTTCGAGAGCGAACACGACGCGACGGTCAACATCAAACTCCTCTCGAGCGACCCGGAGGGGTTCAACACGCTCCAGAGCGGTGGGACGGAGACCTTCGATCTCCTGACGCTGAACAACACGTGGGCACAGCGCCACGCACAGGCGGGTACGATCGAACCGCTCGACCCCGCGGACTACCCCGAGCGGGAGAACTTCCTGGAGCGGTTCCAGGAGCCGTTCAGTTCGTTCCGTCACGACGGGGAGATGTACGCCCTCCCGACGCGGTGGGGGTGGGACACGCTCACCGTGAACACGGATCAGGTCCCCGAGGAGCATTACCAGTCGTACGAGACCCTCTGGACCGGCGGGCCGAACGGCGAGTACGAGGGGGAGATCGGCATCATGGACTGGCCGACGTGGAACATCCCGAAGATCGCGCTCTCGCTCGGCTACCCGCCCTTCGAGCAGACGGAGTCACAGCTCGAGGACATCCGCTCGAAGCTCGTCGACATGTTCTCGAACATGAACGCCGTCTACTCCGGGACCAGCGCGATCCGGCAGGCGTTCCTGCAGGAGGACATCGTGATGGCGCCCGTCGGCAACTTCGCGATGAGCCAGCTCCGCGCCGAGGGCAACGACTGGGTCGACGTCGTCATCCCGGAGCAGGGCGGGATGCAGTGGACCGAGGGGCTCTGCATCGTGAAGAACCCGACCAACCGGGAGCTCGCCGTCGAGTTCCAGCGGAAGATCATCTCCGCACAGGGGCAGTACAACGTCGCCTGGAAGCCCTCCGCGAAGAGCCCGCCGGTCAACACCGAGTCCTTCGACATGTTCGACGACAGCCAACAGCAGGCGCTCATGTTCAACGAGGACGGGTTCGACGCCGCGGCGGAGATCTCCCAGAACACGACGCCCTACGAGTTCTCGCCGATCACCGACACCTGGACCGACCTCTGGACCGAGGCGAAAGCCCGGGCCGGGATCTGA
- a CDS encoding ABC transporter permease, whose product MAEQASQESKGGWSLFESPPISRDLLVTAGPLVLLELLFFIGPVLIMFYIASMRMEDLVLIPDYGIRNFLAVFTEFVNRTAFVNTTTLAVLTTVTAAVVAYPLAYYIARFGGRYKNQLAVLVMIPFWTNFIVRVYGWKIILGSQGVLNSALIAVGILNQPLEWIINTQFSIWLGLTYLWLPFMILPLYSSLEKIDGEIIEAAYDLGASRYAVFRRIVLPLSLSGLVGGFIFVFIFSMGAYIVPAMLGGGELFMGTRIAYEFGIGGDWPMGAALGSVLMIVVVGVLWSLLGYVNLEEMFQ is encoded by the coding sequence ATGGCAGAACAAGCGTCTCAAGAATCGAAGGGAGGTTGGTCTCTGTTCGAATCACCACCCATCTCCCGGGACCTCCTCGTGACCGCGGGGCCGCTGGTGTTGCTGGAGTTGTTGTTCTTCATCGGCCCGGTGCTCATCATGTTCTACATCGCGTCGATGCGCATGGAGGACCTGGTGCTGATCCCGGACTACGGGATCCGGAACTTCTTGGCGGTGTTCACGGAGTTCGTCAACCGGACCGCGTTCGTGAACACGACGACGCTCGCGGTGTTGACGACGGTGACGGCGGCCGTCGTCGCGTACCCGCTCGCGTACTACATCGCCCGGTTCGGCGGGCGGTACAAGAACCAACTCGCGGTGCTGGTGATGATCCCCTTCTGGACGAACTTCATCGTCCGCGTCTACGGGTGGAAGATCATCCTGGGTTCTCAGGGCGTCCTCAACTCCGCGCTCATCGCGGTCGGTATCCTGAACCAGCCCCTCGAGTGGATCATCAACACCCAGTTCTCCATCTGGCTCGGGCTGACGTATCTGTGGTTGCCGTTCATGATCCTCCCGCTGTACTCGAGTCTCGAAAAGATCGACGGCGAGATCATCGAGGCCGCCTACGACCTGGGCGCCTCGCGGTACGCCGTGTTCCGCCGGATCGTCCTCCCGCTGTCGCTGTCGGGGCTCGTCGGGGGGTTCATCTTCGTGTTCATCTTCAGCATGGGGGCGTACATCGTCCCCGCGATGCTCGGCGGCGGCGAACTGTTCATGGGGACCCGGATCGCCTACGAGTTCGGCATCGGCGGTGACTGGCCGATGGGCGCCGCGCTCGGGAGCGTCCTGATGATCGTCGTCGTCGGGGTGCTGTGGTCGCTGCTCGGCTACGTCAACCTGGAGGAGATGTTCCAATGA
- a CDS encoding ABC transporter permease, which translates to MSTQSQHERGTEFSVASVVRFVERNWIRAWSALVFLFLYAPIIVLIVFSFERGTFSTVPWDGFTFRWYRQLAANSRLIDAAVNSLYVGAVVTTVATVLGTLGAVTLVRYDFKLKSLYRLLVVAPMTIPGLILGVALLNWFNYIGISTSLKTVMIGQLVFVTPFVLITVTSRLRGFDPAMEEAARDLGASRWQAYRRVTLPILMPGIVSGALFAFTLSFDDFLIAFFTSGVKNTLPIYIWSKIQHGTSPVINAISTLVLLFSISLVLISYYFTD; encoded by the coding sequence ATGAGCACGCAGTCGCAACACGAGCGGGGAACCGAGTTCTCCGTGGCGTCGGTCGTCCGATTCGTCGAACGCAACTGGATCCGCGCCTGGTCGGCGCTGGTCTTCCTGTTCCTCTATGCGCCCATCATCGTCCTCATCGTCTTCTCCTTCGAGCGGGGGACCTTCTCGACGGTCCCCTGGGACGGCTTCACGTTCCGGTGGTACCGGCAACTCGCGGCCAACAGCCGGCTGATCGACGCCGCGGTGAACAGCCTCTACGTCGGCGCCGTCGTCACGACGGTCGCGACGGTGCTCGGTACCCTCGGGGCCGTCACCCTCGTCCGGTACGACTTCAAACTCAAGAGCCTCTATCGCCTGCTCGTGGTCGCGCCGATGACCATTCCCGGCCTCATCCTCGGGGTGGCGCTGCTCAACTGGTTCAACTACATCGGCATCTCGACGTCGCTGAAGACGGTCATGATCGGACAGCTGGTGTTCGTCACGCCGTTCGTCCTCATCACCGTCACCTCGCGGCTCCGAGGGTTCGACCCGGCCATGGAGGAGGCGGCACGTGACCTCGGCGCGAGCCGGTGGCAGGCCTACCGCCGCGTCACCCTGCCGATCCTCATGCCCGGCATCGTCAGCGGCGCGCTCTTTGCCTTCACGCTCTCCTTCGACGACTTCCTCATCGCGTTTTTCACCAGCGGCGTGAAAAACACCCTCCCCATCTACATCTGGTCGAAGATCCAACACGGTACGAGCCCGGTCATCAACGCCATCAGCACCCTCGTGCTCCTGTTCAGCATCTCGCTGGTCCTCATCAGCTACTACTTCACCGACTGA
- a CDS encoding aspartate aminotransferase family protein produces MDLWSDYEARYRERTAESERAYERLTEDVPAGVASTYRAWDPYPFVVDRAEGVHLHDVDGNAYVDFDMNNGAGMVGHAHPAVTEAAADQLSDGTLYTHPHELLGEAAAELKKRWSMVDKVRFTNSGTESTMHAIRVARAYSGRDKLLKIEGSYHGVHDYALISKSTPAGQVGHPKRPNKVVESDGIPDEVAETVEVAPFNDLDAVEDILDEHVNEIGALIVEPVVLAKGVTQPYDGFLQGLRELCDEYGVVYIFDEVKTGVKIAPGGAAEYYDVEPDLVTMAKSIGGNFPVGAFGGREEVMSVIEDHTAHYGTYNGNPLVARVVKTVLQDVLTEDAYRHVNDLGERLAAGYEEIMADAGITGHVESVNSQGIVSFTDRRIEDYRDYLDHVDVEFHENFWFGMLNQGVVPHPHDASQQWTISVQHEKRHIDEHLEAFKEIAPRLAEEQG; encoded by the coding sequence ATGGATCTCTGGAGCGACTACGAGGCGCGGTATCGCGAGCGGACCGCCGAGAGCGAGCGGGCCTACGAACGTCTCACGGAGGACGTTCCCGCCGGCGTCGCGAGCACCTACCGCGCCTGGGACCCGTATCCCTTCGTCGTCGACCGGGCCGAAGGCGTCCACCTCCACGACGTCGACGGCAACGCCTACGTCGACTTCGACATGAACAACGGAGCCGGCATGGTCGGCCACGCACACCCCGCGGTGACCGAGGCCGCGGCCGATCAGCTCTCGGATGGAACGCTGTACACCCACCCCCACGAACTGCTCGGGGAGGCCGCGGCGGAGCTGAAAAAGCGGTGGTCGATGGTCGACAAGGTGCGGTTCACGAACAGCGGCACCGAGAGCACCATGCACGCCATCCGGGTCGCCCGCGCCTACTCCGGGCGGGACAAGCTCCTGAAGATCGAGGGGTCCTACCACGGCGTCCACGACTACGCCCTCATCAGCAAGTCGACCCCGGCGGGACAGGTCGGCCACCCGAAGCGCCCGAACAAGGTCGTCGAGAGCGACGGGATTCCGGACGAGGTGGCCGAGACCGTCGAGGTCGCCCCGTTCAACGACCTCGACGCCGTCGAGGACATCCTCGACGAACACGTCAACGAGATCGGCGCGCTGATCGTCGAGCCGGTCGTCCTCGCCAAGGGCGTCACGCAACCGTACGACGGGTTCCTGCAGGGGCTCCGGGAACTCTGTGACGAGTACGGCGTCGTCTACATCTTCGACGAGGTCAAGACCGGCGTGAAGATCGCTCCGGGCGGTGCGGCGGAGTATTACGACGTCGAACCCGACCTCGTGACGATGGCAAAGAGCATCGGCGGCAACTTCCCCGTGGGTGCTTTCGGCGGCCGCGAGGAGGTCATGTCCGTCATCGAGGATCACACCGCCCACTACGGCACCTACAACGGGAACCCGCTGGTCGCCCGCGTCGTCAAGACGGTCCTCCAAGACGTCCTCACCGAGGACGCCTACCGACACGTCAACGACCTCGGGGAGCGACTCGCCGCGGGCTACGAGGAGATCATGGCCGACGCCGGCATCACCGGCCACGTCGAGAGCGTCAACTCCCAGGGAATCGTCTCGTTCACCGACCGCCGGATCGAGGACTACCGCGACTATCTCGATCACGTCGACGTGGAGTTCCACGAGAACTTCTGGTTCGGGATGCTCAACCAGGGGGTCGTCCCCCACCCCCACGACGCGTCACAGCAGTGGACCATCTCGGTCCAACACGAGAAACGCCACATCGACGAACATCTGGAGGCGTTCAAGGAGATCGCGCCGCGGCTCGCCGAGGAACAGGGCTAG
- a CDS encoding glutamine synthetase family protein, with translation MTSDDGTEMERRIESADVDHVFVEFGDINGISRSKQVRADYFLDNWRDGFPMNLLLLVQTPRSEVPTGSGFGAEIDYGDGTVHPDPSTFRRLPWRDDAARVICDLHYDGEPVAAAPRTVLRSVLSRLEAAFDYRWYLGSELEFYLLDPVDGGYEPATDHKHECITWATEAVAPFYDRLTDYADDYGVDLTSLQHEHGPGQLEVLFDYGRPLSQADTTFDFKRLVKRTARLVDQRATFMAKPFGDREGSGYHLHVSAFDGDENVFAPADDGALSTFGRHFVGGVLAHADALTAVGAPTLNAFKRFDPDGFAPYTASWGADNRMTGIRVPRGTPRIENRMPSAGANPYLVAAATLAAGYDGLRRELDPGDPIEGDPTGAAPRLPGSPEAALRALEADSKLTDLLGEDLVRAYTASKRRELESFRETVTDWERTQYVETL, from the coding sequence ATGACCAGTGACGACGGCACGGAGATGGAGCGGCGCATCGAGTCGGCGGACGTCGACCACGTGTTCGTCGAGTTCGGGGACATCAACGGCATCTCCCGCTCGAAACAGGTGCGGGCGGACTACTTCCTCGACAACTGGCGGGACGGCTTCCCGATGAACCTGCTCCTGCTGGTCCAGACGCCGCGCAGCGAGGTGCCCACGGGAAGCGGTTTCGGCGCGGAGATCGATTACGGCGACGGCACCGTCCACCCCGACCCCTCGACGTTCCGACGCCTGCCCTGGCGGGACGACGCCGCCCGCGTCATCTGTGACCTGCACTACGACGGCGAGCCCGTCGCGGCGGCGCCGCGGACCGTCCTCCGCTCCGTGCTCTCGCGGCTGGAGGCGGCGTTCGACTACCGGTGGTATCTCGGGAGCGAACTGGAGTTCTACCTGCTGGATCCGGTCGACGGCGGCTACGAACCCGCGACCGACCACAAACACGAGTGTATCACTTGGGCCACCGAGGCGGTCGCCCCCTTCTACGACCGACTCACCGACTACGCCGACGACTACGGCGTCGACCTGACCTCCCTCCAGCACGAACACGGCCCCGGCCAGCTGGAGGTACTCTTCGACTACGGCCGTCCCCTGTCCCAGGCGGACACGACCTTCGACTTCAAGCGACTGGTGAAACGGACCGCACGCCTCGTCGACCAGCGGGCGACGTTCATGGCGAAACCCTTCGGCGACCGCGAAGGGAGCGGCTACCACCTCCACGTCTCCGCCTTCGACGGCGACGAGAACGTCTTCGCCCCCGCGGACGACGGCGCCCTTTCGACGTTCGGCCGGCACTTCGTCGGCGGCGTCCTGGCGCATGCCGACGCCCTCACCGCGGTCGGGGCGCCGACGCTCAACGCGTTCAAGCGGTTCGACCCGGACGGGTTCGCACCGTACACGGCGTCCTGGGGGGCGGACAACCGCATGACCGGGATCCGGGTGCCGAGGGGGACCCCGCGGATCGAGAACCGGATGCCGAGCGCCGGCGCGAACCCGTATCTGGTCGCCGCGGCGACGCTCGCGGCCGGCTACGACGGCCTGCGCCGCGAACTCGATCCGGGTGATCCGATCGAAGGCGACCCAACGGGCGCGGCGCCGCGACTGCCCGGGTCCCCCGAGGCGGCGCTGCGTGCGCTGGAGGCGGATTCGAAGCTCACGGACCTGCTCGGCGAGGACCTCGTCCGGGCCTACACCGCGAGCAAGCGGCGGGAACTGGAGTCGTTCCGCGAGACCGTGACCGACTGGGAGCGGACCCAGTACGTCGAGACGCTCTAG
- a CDS encoding type 1 glutamine amidotransferase, protein MTILVLDDEVQPDYRYLGPEIERLTPDGEYHVYADDPETPDLDVYDGVIISGSTASVYEEDHAFIDRQRDLVASCLDSGVPLLGICFGHQLVNDALGGRVVEDRRRATFVGMDVTAPDDPVLDGVGDVVPVLHADLVVEPGRGMETIATTDYNDYFCTRHESAPIWTVQYHPEFTERVEDNPSDWSRGGYDFADSNATATITNFAAVCERRAD, encoded by the coding sequence ATGACGATACTCGTCCTCGACGACGAAGTACAGCCGGACTACCGGTATCTCGGGCCGGAGATCGAACGTCTCACGCCGGACGGCGAGTATCACGTGTACGCGGACGATCCGGAGACCCCCGATCTGGACGTCTACGACGGCGTGATCATCAGCGGGAGCACCGCCAGCGTCTACGAGGAGGACCACGCGTTTATCGACCGGCAGCGCGACCTGGTGGCGTCGTGTCTCGACAGCGGAGTGCCGCTGTTGGGGATCTGTTTCGGTCACCAACTCGTCAACGACGCCCTCGGCGGACGGGTCGTGGAGGACCGACGCCGGGCGACGTTCGTCGGGATGGACGTGACGGCGCCGGACGACCCGGTCCTCGACGGCGTCGGCGACGTGGTGCCCGTCCTGCACGCCGACCTCGTCGTCGAGCCCGGTCGGGGGATGGAAACCATCGCGACGACCGACTACAACGACTACTTCTGTACCCGACACGAGTCGGCGCCGATCTGGACGGTGCAGTACCACCCCGAGTTCACCGAGCGCGTCGAGGACAACCCGAGCGACTGGTCGCGGGGCGGGTACGACTTCGCTGACTCGAACGCGACGGCGACGATCACCAACTTCGCCGCGGTCTGTGAGCGGCGGGCCGACTGA
- a CDS encoding YgaP family membrane protein, whose product MDVNVGATDKSVRTIVGAVAGVLSLAILVGQLAAPALASPALGVVALIMLGTAATRSCPVYSVLGMSTCPRNAGP is encoded by the coding sequence ATGGACGTCAATGTCGGAGCCACCGATAAATCAGTGCGGACAATAGTCGGTGCAGTCGCCGGAGTGCTTTCCCTTGCGATTCTCGTCGGGCAGCTCGCCGCGCCAGCTCTTGCCTCACCGGCGCTCGGTGTCGTTGCGCTCATCATGCTTGGAACGGCAGCGACTCGCTCCTGTCCAGTCTACTCCGTCCTGGGCATGAGTACGTGCCCGCGAAACGCTGGGCCGTAG
- a CDS encoding agmatinase family protein yields the protein MTDPRRTPAAAFRDAHDGAGVEMAYAGHNTFLKGDPCDVDDVAADVGVLGAPYDGALSNRPGARYGPEALRRASAWWAYLSNYKGGLTNVNTGAQVDFSDLSVADCGDVPVFPMDRERTVESIEAHVATVAERAFPVLLGGDHYCTYPAVRGFAEGAGHDTVGLVQIDAHSDTVTESPVFGGHYHGSSTRLVAESPWSDYEHVSQVGIRGYEGPDFAEFVAESGIDCYTMRDVHERGITDVVTSAVQAAAAGTDAVYVTFDIDAVDPGVAPGTGTPEPDGLSSHQALRAMEVLGTHDAVGAADLMEVSPTHDPTDSTGILGAFLLVTLLERLFAE from the coding sequence ATGACCGACCCTCGTCGGACGCCGGCCGCTGCGTTCCGTGACGCTCACGACGGGGCGGGCGTCGAGATGGCCTACGCCGGGCACAACACGTTCCTCAAGGGCGATCCGTGCGACGTCGACGACGTCGCCGCCGACGTGGGTGTCCTCGGTGCCCCCTACGACGGCGCCCTGAGCAACCGCCCGGGCGCCCGCTACGGTCCCGAGGCGCTCCGGCGGGCGAGCGCGTGGTGGGCCTACCTCTCGAACTACAAGGGCGGGCTCACGAACGTCAACACCGGGGCGCAGGTCGACTTCTCCGACCTCTCGGTCGCCGACTGCGGCGACGTCCCCGTCTTCCCGATGGATCGCGAGCGGACGGTGGAGAGCATCGAGGCCCACGTCGCGACGGTCGCCGAGCGGGCGTTTCCGGTGCTGCTCGGCGGCGACCACTACTGCACCTACCCCGCCGTCCGCGGGTTCGCCGAGGGTGCCGGCCACGACACCGTCGGCCTCGTTCAGATCGACGCCCACAGCGATACGGTGACCGAGAGCCCCGTCTTCGGGGGCCACTACCACGGGTCGAGTACGCGCCTCGTCGCCGAGAGCCCGTGGAGCGACTACGAACACGTCAGCCAGGTGGGCATCCGCGGCTACGAGGGCCCCGACTTCGCCGAGTTCGTCGCCGAATCGGGGATCGACTGCTACACGATGCGGGACGTCCACGAACGCGGGATCACGGACGTCGTCACGAGCGCCGTCCAGGCCGCCGCCGCCGGGACCGACGCGGTCTACGTCACCTTCGACATCGACGCCGTGGATCCGGGCGTCGCGCCGGGCACCGGGACGCCGGAGCCCGACGGGCTCAGCTCCCACCAGGCGCTCCGGGCGATGGAGGTCCTGGGCACCCACGACGCCGTCGGCGCCGCCGACCTGATGGAGGTCTCGCCGACCCACGATCCGACCGACTCGACCGGCATCCTCGGGGCCTTCCTCCTCGTGACGCTGCTCGAACGGCTGTTCGCCGAGTGA
- a CDS encoding ATP-dependent DNA helicase, with translation MADTAGHERFFPYESPYPNQREAMDRIANSLARGQDVLLEGAPGTGKTLSALVPALAHARDEDRTVVITTNVHQQMRQFVEDARAIASEEPIRAVVFKGKGSMCHLDVGYEECRSLKETTRSLVEAEADRRELAERSEALLDDVRAGEEAAAEARAAVVDELEAIEEEIEELESANVCEHYRANLTRDTEAFEDWLFEDVRTPEEIYAYADERGLCGYELLKEGMEGVDLAVCNYHHLLDPTIREHFFRWLGRDPSEVVTVFDEAHNVESAARDHATRTLSARTLEGALAELDEADDSRAGRARNVIEAFLTGLESAVDDALGFGEREQVGENWHDLDVANDDRRDDLTLAFLDAYEGGGIDTEIDLALQVGEALAEAYEEAYRRGETTTRQESPTLQAAGFVADWMAEGTDLGRHPMAAVRRDAGTDEVYGRAELYTAIPRRVTEDLFDEVAASVLMSATLRPFDVLADVLGLSDPATLTYGLAYPEERRRTFAVEGPALFASDREDPETQATVAETLANVIRMTPGNTLCFFPSYAEAERYHDLLGASDAYLDEAGTPTEDLRRRFVAEDGAALFTSLWGTLGEGVSFDGDDARAVVVVGVPYPNLSKRLEAVQDAYDRVYDDRLDAGWRYAVEIPTIRKTRQALGRVIRSPDDYGVRVLLDKRYTRAGRDMGKYGVRDSFPPEERDELIDVATEKVEFAILNFFADLDAYDGDPPAP, from the coding sequence GTGGCAGACACGGCGGGACACGAGCGGTTCTTTCCGTACGAGTCGCCGTACCCGAACCAGCGCGAGGCGATGGACCGCATCGCCAACTCGCTCGCCCGCGGCCAGGACGTGTTGCTGGAGGGCGCCCCCGGCACCGGCAAGACGCTGTCGGCCCTGGTGCCCGCGCTCGCACACGCCCGCGACGAGGACCGGACGGTCGTCATCACGACGAACGTCCACCAGCAGATGCGCCAGTTCGTGGAGGACGCCCGCGCCATCGCGAGCGAGGAGCCGATCCGGGCGGTCGTCTTCAAGGGCAAGGGCTCGATGTGTCACCTCGACGTCGGGTACGAGGAGTGCCGGAGCCTCAAGGAGACCACGCGTTCGCTGGTCGAGGCCGAGGCGGACCGCCGGGAACTCGCCGAGCGGAGCGAGGCGCTCCTCGACGACGTGCGCGCGGGCGAGGAGGCGGCCGCCGAGGCCCGGGCGGCCGTCGTCGACGAACTCGAAGCGATCGAGGAGGAGATCGAGGAGTTGGAGTCCGCGAACGTCTGTGAGCACTACCGCGCGAACCTGACCCGGGACACGGAGGCCTTCGAAGACTGGCTGTTCGAAGACGTCCGCACCCCGGAGGAGATCTACGCCTACGCCGACGAGCGGGGGCTCTGTGGCTACGAACTCCTCAAGGAGGGGATGGAGGGGGTCGACCTCGCGGTCTGTAACTACCACCACCTCCTCGATCCGACCATCCGCGAACACTTCTTCCGGTGGCTGGGCCGCGATCCCTCGGAGGTCGTCACCGTCTTCGACGAGGCACACAACGTCGAGTCGGCGGCCCGCGATCACGCGACGCGGACGCTCTCGGCCCGGACCCTGGAGGGCGCGCTGGCTGAACTCGACGAGGCCGACGACTCGCGGGCGGGACGCGCTCGCAACGTGATCGAGGCGTTCCTGACGGGGCTGGAGTCGGCCGTCGACGACGCGCTGGGGTTCGGCGAGCGCGAACAGGTCGGGGAGAACTGGCACGACCTCGACGTCGCCAACGACGACCGCCGCGACGATCTCACGCTCGCCTTCCTCGACGCCTACGAGGGGGGCGGAATCGACACCGAGATCGACCTCGCGTTGCAGGTCGGGGAGGCGCTCGCCGAGGCCTACGAGGAGGCCTACCGGCGCGGCGAGACGACGACCCGACAGGAGTCGCCGACGCTCCAGGCGGCCGGCTTCGTCGCCGACTGGATGGCCGAGGGGACCGACCTCGGCCGCCACCCGATGGCCGCGGTGCGGCGCGACGCGGGCACCGACGAGGTGTACGGCCGAGCGGAGCTCTACACCGCGATCCCGCGGCGAGTGACCGAGGACCTGTTCGACGAGGTGGCCGCGAGCGTGCTGATGAGCGCGACGCTCCGCCCGTTCGACGTGCTCGCGGACGTCCTCGGCCTGTCGGACCCCGCAACGCTCACCTACGGGCTGGCGTACCCCGAGGAGCGCCGGCGGACGTTCGCCGTCGAGGGGCCGGCGCTGTTCGCCAGCGATCGGGAGGACCCCGAGACCCAGGCGACCGTCGCGGAGACGCTCGCCAACGTGATCCGGATGACGCCCGGGAACACGCTCTGCTTTTTCCCCTCCTACGCCGAGGCCGAGCGGTATCACGACCTGCTCGGCGCGTCGGACGCTTACCTCGACGAGGCGGGGACGCCCACGGAGGACCTCCGCCGACGGTTCGTCGCCGAGGACGGCGCGGCCCTGTTCACGTCGCTGTGGGGCACCCTCGGCGAGGGGGTGAGCTTCGACGGCGACGACGCCCGAGCCGTCGTCGTCGTCGGCGTGCCGTATCCGAACCTCTCGAAGCGACTGGAGGCGGTACAGGACGCGTACGACCGAGTCTACGACGACCGCCTCGACGCGGGGTGGCGCTACGCCGTCGAGATCCCGACGATCCGCAAGACCAGACAGGCGCTCGGGCGGGTCATCCGCTCGCCCGACGACTACGGGGTGCGGGTCCTCCTCGATAAGCGCTACACGCGCGCCGGCCGGGATATGGGGAAATACGGCGTCCGCGACTCGTTCCCGCCGGAGGAGCGCGACGAACTCATCGACGTGGCGACCGAGAAAGTCGAGTTCGCGATCCTGAACTTCTTCGCCGACCTCGACGCCTACGACGGCGACCCGCCGGCGCCGTGA